The following coding sequences are from one bacterium window:
- a CDS encoding lanthionine synthetase, with protein sequence MSEDIVAAEGIFDPERHQALAGMPWDASLARAAIGEIVADFVASRRADGSWPTHLLDGGELPGNERHWTSYFGAAGAVSSLRILGAAGYDAPDFSSSLVEIADAYRKQPDRELETGLQMGEIGILAPAVLANPASRLLGDRMEHAMDETLGHPAREITSGETGALHAALTLFRATGHERWERQAERLARSLVDSWEERANGHWHWTSHVFGFQRSYYGACHGVAGNGGALLRALEFLPELDAETIVRRVTRTLVGGALEEGEGLNWPVSEDASGTRRLVQWCHGAPGVVTALAAAPPMEELDRLLLGAGELVWKAGPLRKGPSLCHGTAGNGYALLGLVQRTGDASWLDRARAFAMHGIRQRQRARSRYGQGRFTLWTGDGGLAVFLSHCLEPERMAFPGLELL encoded by the coding sequence ATGAGCGAAGACATCGTCGCCGCGGAAGGCATCTTCGATCCGGAACGGCACCAGGCCCTGGCGGGGATGCCCTGGGATGCGAGCCTCGCAAGGGCCGCGATCGGCGAGATCGTGGCGGATTTCGTGGCCTCCCGGCGCGCAGACGGCAGCTGGCCGACCCATCTCCTCGACGGCGGCGAGCTACCGGGCAACGAGCGGCATTGGACTTCGTACTTCGGAGCAGCGGGGGCGGTCAGCAGCCTTCGCATCCTGGGCGCCGCGGGTTACGACGCTCCGGATTTTTCGTCTTCGCTCGTGGAAATCGCAGACGCCTATCGGAAGCAGCCGGATCGCGAACTCGAAACGGGGCTTCAGATGGGGGAGATCGGAATCCTCGCGCCAGCCGTGCTTGCGAATCCGGCCAGCCGGCTGCTCGGCGATCGGATGGAACACGCGATGGACGAGACCCTCGGGCATCCGGCGCGAGAGATCACCTCCGGCGAGACCGGTGCGCTGCATGCAGCGCTGACGTTGTTCCGTGCCACGGGCCACGAACGCTGGGAGCGGCAGGCCGAGCGACTTGCTCGCTCGTTGGTGGATAGCTGGGAGGAGCGAGCGAACGGCCACTGGCATTGGACGAGTCACGTGTTCGGTTTCCAGCGTTCGTACTATGGCGCCTGCCATGGTGTGGCGGGAAACGGCGGCGCTTTGTTGCGCGCGCTGGAATTCTTGCCGGAGCTCGATGCGGAGACGATCGTCAGGCGGGTCACGCGAACGTTGGTCGGCGGTGCGCTCGAGGAGGGTGAAGGCCTGAACTGGCCGGTCAGCGAGGACGCTTCGGGAACACGACGCCTCGTTCAGTGGTGCCATGGCGCGCCGGGTGTCGTGACGGCGCTCGCCGCCGCTCCGCCAATGGAGGAATTGGACCGACTGCTGCTCGGGGCCGGCGAACTCGTCTGGAAGGCCGGCCCGCTGCGCAAGGGTCCGAGCCTCTGCCACGGAACGGCAGGGAACGGGTACGCCTTGCTCGGCCTCGTTCAGCGAACCGGGGATGCCAGCTGGCTCGATCGCGCCCGTGCCTTCGCGATGCATGGGATTCGTCAGCGGCAGCGCGCCCGATCCCGCTACGGCCAGGGTCGATTCACGTTGTGGACGGGTGATGGGGGACTGGCGGTGTTTCTCAGCCACTGCCTGGAACCCGAGCGGATGGCGTTTCCTGGGCTCGAACTGCTCTAA
- a CDS encoding TetR/AcrR family transcriptional regulator encodes MSAALELTPKAERTRAAILAAAEDLFAQHGFRGTRLEDVALAVGIRRASIVYYFRGKPELYDAVLGDALGGLLDQLREALVADGPLAERIEAAVSVWVGFLGGRPNLARLLLRDAVEAEPGAAPGVVAHTKPFRVLAESMVDQAGAGGERPSASGIDAAHLASAIAGATLFFLGAMPALVPDLEFDPSSAEHLEAHRQELLRITRRLLGEEAG; translated from the coding sequence ATGTCCGCCGCGCTCGAACTGACGCCCAAGGCCGAGCGGACCCGCGCCGCAATTCTGGCAGCTGCAGAAGACCTGTTCGCCCAGCACGGGTTTCGCGGTACTCGCCTCGAGGACGTGGCCCTTGCCGTAGGGATCCGGCGTGCGTCGATCGTCTACTACTTTCGCGGGAAGCCCGAGCTCTACGACGCGGTCCTTGGGGACGCCCTGGGTGGCCTGTTGGATCAGCTGCGTGAGGCGCTGGTTGCCGATGGCCCGCTCGCAGAGCGGATCGAGGCTGCGGTATCGGTTTGGGTCGGATTCCTCGGCGGCCGCCCGAACCTCGCGCGTTTGCTGCTGCGCGACGCCGTCGAAGCGGAACCCGGTGCGGCCCCTGGCGTCGTGGCACACACGAAGCCCTTTCGGGTTCTCGCCGAGTCGATGGTCGATCAAGCCGGAGCGGGTGGAGAGCGTCCGAGTGCCTCCGGCATCGACGCCGCGCATCTCGCAAGTGCGATCGCTGGCGCCACGCTCTTCTTCCTTGGCGCGATGCCGGCGTTGGTTCCCGATCTCGAGTTCGATCCTTCTTCAGCGGAGCACCTGGAAGCCCATCGGCAGGAGCTGCTTCGCATCACCCGTCGGCTACTGGGCGAGGAAGCCGGCTGA
- a CDS encoding cytochrome P450 produces the protein MAAPHLTPNDAFDRFNHLQDASAAPDPYPEWAKKRRETPVWLVSPSDFFESGTQTPGSPEQIAVPLSFDAVVDVLRDGETFSSSAYANTMGLVMGHSILEMDEPEHFRYRRLIQSAFKRRQLARWENELVRPLVESCVAEIRSRGRGDLVRDLTFPFPVRVVCGMIGLPEKMHATFHRLALELIMISFDPALGMAASAGLRELFSGVLAERRRAPRDDLISHLATAELDGTRLDDEQIYAFLRLLAPAGAETTFRSSSNLLVGLLSDPEQWEAVRCDPGLVPAAIEEGLRWESPLTGIQRTAVRDAEVRGVKIPAGTPVHVCLGAANRDETRWENPDRFDIHRPHMHHASFAFGPHTCMGMHLARMETRVLLETLIERLPGLRLDPEALGVQITGRMFRSPLALPVVFDA, from the coding sequence ATGGCCGCCCCCCATCTCACACCGAACGACGCCTTCGATCGCTTCAATCATCTGCAAGATGCCAGCGCAGCGCCTGATCCGTATCCCGAATGGGCGAAGAAACGCCGTGAGACACCGGTCTGGCTGGTCTCACCTTCCGATTTCTTCGAGTCGGGAACGCAGACACCGGGAAGCCCGGAGCAGATCGCGGTCCCCCTGTCCTTCGATGCGGTCGTCGATGTGCTGCGCGATGGGGAGACCTTTTCGTCCTCGGCGTACGCCAACACGATGGGCCTCGTGATGGGCCATTCGATTCTGGAGATGGATGAGCCCGAGCACTTCCGATACCGCCGGTTGATCCAATCGGCGTTCAAGCGGCGCCAGCTCGCCCGCTGGGAGAACGAGCTCGTGCGCCCGCTCGTCGAGAGCTGTGTTGCGGAGATCCGCTCCAGGGGCCGGGGCGATCTGGTACGCGATCTGACCTTTCCGTTCCCGGTGCGCGTCGTCTGCGGGATGATCGGCCTGCCCGAAAAGATGCACGCGACCTTCCATCGCCTGGCCCTCGAGCTGATCATGATCTCGTTCGATCCGGCGCTCGGAATGGCAGCTTCGGCCGGCTTGCGTGAACTCTTTTCCGGTGTGCTCGCAGAGCGGCGGCGGGCTCCGCGCGACGATCTGATCAGCCATCTCGCCACGGCCGAGCTCGACGGAACCCGGCTCGACGATGAACAGATCTATGCCTTCCTGCGGCTGCTTGCGCCGGCGGGTGCCGAGACGACCTTTCGGTCGTCGAGCAATCTGCTCGTGGGTCTTCTCTCGGATCCGGAACAATGGGAAGCCGTCCGGTGCGATCCGGGCCTGGTTCCTGCGGCGATCGAGGAGGGGCTCCGCTGGGAAAGCCCGCTGACCGGCATCCAGCGGACGGCGGTTCGAGATGCGGAAGTTCGTGGCGTGAAGATCCCGGCCGGTACACCGGTCCACGTCTGCCTCGGCGCGGCCAACCGGGACGAAACCCGTTGGGAGAATCCAGACCGATTCGACATCCATCGCCCCCACATGCACCATGCGTCCTTCGCATTCGGGCCGCATACCTGTATGGGAATGCACCTCGCGCGAATGGAGACCCGGGTTCTACTCGAGACGCTCATCGAACGATTGCCCGGCCTGCGTTTGGATCCGGAGGCTCTGGGCGTTCAGATCACCGGCCGGATGTTCCGTTCTCCCCTCGCACTGCCTGTCGTGTTCGACGCCTGA
- a CDS encoding dihydroorotate dehydrogenase 2: protein MSIYEWLFPCIRPLPTELAHQLGHWTLQLPIPWGGSPPKDPFVWKGVRFRNRVGIAAGFDKNGMVLPGIARMGVGFVEVGTILTEPWSGNPRPRMSRLPEERAVWNRLGFTSDGLEPVAQRLGEFQRRDRSGLVIACNIAPHPRTVKTAGDDPNFLDRAREELACLARGLHAEADLFVVNLSSPNTRGLRDLLYGPGFRDELIEPLGEEIRALDVAAGKTDRTPLLVKLPPEDADGKPWTPDSIAACAGPLSQPGACDGFVAVNTSIGLARDRSLSPDPQLPGGLSGAPLLPLAVAGVKMLGELRREDQLLIGVGGVDRPEDAVALHRAGADLVEVYTGMIYHGPGFPADCARALAGVG, encoded by the coding sequence ATGTCGATCTACGAATGGCTCTTCCCCTGCATCCGTCCGCTGCCTACGGAACTGGCCCATCAGCTGGGGCATTGGACGCTACAGCTGCCCATCCCATGGGGTGGGAGTCCGCCCAAGGATCCGTTCGTGTGGAAGGGGGTCCGTTTCCGCAACCGCGTCGGAATCGCAGCGGGCTTCGACAAGAACGGCATGGTCCTCCCGGGCATCGCCCGCATGGGAGTGGGGTTCGTCGAGGTCGGCACCATCCTGACCGAGCCCTGGTCTGGCAATCCGAGGCCGCGCATGAGTCGGCTTCCGGAGGAACGGGCGGTCTGGAACCGCCTGGGTTTTACGAGCGATGGTCTGGAGCCCGTGGCCCAACGCCTGGGCGAGTTCCAACGAAGGGATCGGAGCGGTCTGGTGATCGCGTGCAACATCGCGCCCCATCCGCGCACGGTGAAGACGGCCGGCGATGATCCGAACTTCCTGGACCGTGCCCGCGAAGAACTGGCCTGCCTCGCACGCGGCCTCCACGCGGAGGCGGATCTCTTCGTCGTCAACTTGAGTTCGCCCAACACCCGGGGCCTACGGGATCTCCTCTACGGCCCGGGTTTTCGCGACGAGTTGATCGAGCCGCTCGGTGAGGAGATCCGAGCGCTGGACGTGGCAGCGGGCAAAACGGATCGGACCCCTCTTCTCGTGAAACTTCCGCCGGAAGACGCGGACGGCAAGCCCTGGACGCCGGACAGCATCGCCGCTTGTGCCGGGCCGCTTTCGCAGCCGGGTGCCTGCGATGGCTTCGTGGCGGTGAACACGTCGATCGGCCTTGCCCGTGACCGTTCGCTCAGTCCGGATCCGCAGCTTCCCGGTGGCCTTTCGGGCGCGCCTCTGCTGCCGCTCGCCGTGGCCGGGGTCAAGATGCTCGGAGAACTCCGACGCGAGGATCAGCTGCTGATCGGCGTCGGCGGCGTCGATCGTCCGGAAGACGCCGTGGCGCTCCACCGGGCCGGTGCGGATCTGGTGGAGGTCTACACCGGAATGATCTACCACGGGCCGGGCTTTCCGGCGGACTGTGCGCGGGCGTTGGCGGGGGTTGGTTAG